The Streptomyces sp. 11x1 genomic sequence TGTGGCAGCCGGGCACGGTTCCCGGGGCGGGCGGCCGCAGGCCGAGGTTGGAGGGAGCGTCCACGACGACGATGTTCCGCATGGCTCCCATCCTGCGCGACGGGGTCGCCCACCGGGACGGGAACGGATCATTCCGGCAGGCGGCCCCCGCCCGGCGCCGGGCGCTCCATCTCCGTGGTGAGCGCCCACCTCTGGTGGTCCCGCCAAGCACCGTCGATGAACAGGAAGTCCGGTGAGAACCCCTCCAGCCGGAACCCGCACCGCCGGGCGAGGGCGATGGAGGCGGCGTTCTGGGGCTGCACGTTGATCTCCAGCCGGTGCAGCCCCATGAAGGTGAACGCGTACTCCACGACCAGCGCGAGCCCCTCCCCCATCAGGCCCCGCCCGGCGGCGTGGGCGAAGGCGCCGTAGCCGAGGGCGCCGCTCTGGAAGCCGCCCTCCACGATGTTGTTGATGTTGATGAAGCCGGCGATGCCCCCGCCGTCCCTCTCGCACACCAGGAACCCGGCCTTGGTCGGATCCTCGATCAGCCGTCCCGCGTAGGCGCGGTACGCGGCCTCGGTCGCCGGGGGGAACAGCCACGGCCGGTGCAGCTCCCCGCTCTCCCGCACCCGTTGGACGAACTCGGGACCGTCCTCGGGTGTGAAGCGCCGGATCACGACGCGGGGGCCTTCGATGAGATGACGAACGTTCTCGGACACCCCGCCACGGTACGTCGGGGCGGG encodes the following:
- a CDS encoding GNAT family N-acetyltransferase, whose protein sequence is MSENVRHLIEGPRVVIRRFTPEDGPEFVQRVRESGELHRPWLFPPATEAAYRAYAGRLIEDPTKAGFLVCERDGGGIAGFININNIVEGGFQSGALGYGAFAHAAGRGLMGEGLALVVEYAFTFMGLHRLEINVQPQNAASIALARRCGFRLEGFSPDFLFIDGAWRDHQRWALTTEMERPAPGGGRLPE